One part of the Truepera radiovictrix DSM 17093 genome encodes these proteins:
- a CDS encoding protease complex subunit PrcB family protein encodes MTRKVLLTLAAPLALAGCLPAFQPGAPVLHDISLFSAEGGVLYGYVYGEGTELEVGGRTLELTAGTADDPLAVPGALLVGGEPYLSQSLPPLEPFPFTATRAPFSSDLVISVSRDLSGALYYDGERWFTLLGEARAGYRSRVVPRTRLGGLYGLGELTREEAAVFEAALAARGPLVVAALDEAGARTRQIGGLGGYRNTVLAVQEGVAVASVPEAADSAEDEGAGEDVDKGQQALSWEVLASGSQAAGGDGVTLEVATSQSEFEGLWRRAYGNLTSPPPLPQVDFSQGGVAAAFLGTRPTGGYSVDVRAVREEGSAVVVELVITEPAPGALTTQALTHPWVMVAIRGAELGEVWFRDAASGALLGVARALGGK; translated from the coding sequence ATGACACGCAAAGTCCTCCTGACGCTGGCCGCGCCCCTCGCGCTCGCGGGGTGCCTGCCCGCTTTTCAGCCGGGCGCGCCGGTGCTGCACGACATCTCGCTCTTTAGCGCCGAGGGCGGGGTGCTCTACGGCTACGTCTACGGCGAAGGGACCGAGCTCGAGGTCGGCGGGCGCACGCTCGAGCTCACCGCCGGCACCGCCGACGACCCGCTCGCCGTTCCGGGGGCACTCCTCGTGGGCGGTGAACCCTACCTGAGCCAGAGCCTGCCGCCCCTTGAGCCCTTCCCCTTTACCGCGACGCGCGCGCCCTTTTCGTCGGACCTGGTGATCAGTGTGAGCCGCGACCTCTCGGGGGCGCTCTACTACGACGGCGAAAGGTGGTTTACCCTGCTCGGAGAGGCGCGCGCGGGCTACCGCTCCCGCGTGGTGCCGCGCACGCGTTTGGGGGGGCTCTACGGGCTAGGCGAGCTGACCCGTGAGGAGGCGGCGGTGTTCGAGGCGGCGCTCGCCGCGCGCGGCCCCCTGGTGGTGGCCGCGCTGGACGAAGCGGGAGCCCGCACGCGGCAGATCGGCGGTTTGGGCGGCTACCGCAACACCGTCTTGGCGGTGCAAGAGGGCGTCGCGGTGGCGAGCGTCCCCGAAGCCGCGGACAGCGCCGAGGACGAAGGTGCAGGTGAGGACGTGGACAAGGGTCAGCAGGCGCTCTCCTGGGAGGTTTTGGCGAGCGGTTCGCAGGCGGCCGGCGGCGACGGGGTGACGCTCGAGGTCGCGACCAGCCAGAGCGAGTTTGAGGGGCTCTGGCGGCGCGCCTACGGCAACCTGACGAGCCCGCCACCCCTGCCGCAGGTCGACTTCAGCCAGGGGGGCGTGGCGGCAGCGTTTCTCGGCACCCGCCCTACGGGCGGCTACAGCGTGGACGTGCGGGCGGTGCGCGAAGAGGGGTCGGCGGTGGTCGTCGAGCTCGTCATCACCGAACCCGCGCCGGGCGCGCTCACGACCCAGGCGCTCACCCACCCCTGGGTGATGGTGGCGATTCGCGGCGCTGAGCTCGGCGAGGTGTGGTTTAGGGATGCGGCGAGCGGGGCGCTGCTAGGCGTTGCGCGAGCTTTGGGGGGCAAGTAG
- a CDS encoding aquaporin, whose amino-acid sequence MLGTLQEDPKRFTRSLTAELVGTCLLLLAALFAPPNLTFVGVGLALMVLVAAIGKISGSHVNPAVTVSLMVARQIRIVDGLFYMVAQTLGAILAVAVARGLGHRVPPIEATGAVFWFELLGTFVLAFVVAQVVVKNVAEAGSALSIGGALALGVLIAGGASGGVLNPAFAVALTAAQVIERAFAAYLIAPLLAGVLGGALAAFLGQGDAPEAPDEGDEGESDAGRNVVVTGRGVSAPR is encoded by the coding sequence TTGTTAGGCACGCTGCAGGAAGATCCGAAGCGCTTCACGCGCAGCCTCACGGCTGAACTCGTCGGTACGTGTCTGCTCCTACTCGCCGCGCTCTTCGCCCCGCCGAACCTGACCTTCGTCGGCGTCGGCCTCGCGCTCATGGTCCTGGTCGCGGCTATCGGCAAGATTTCGGGGTCGCACGTCAACCCGGCCGTGACGGTAAGCCTCATGGTGGCGCGGCAGATCCGGATCGTCGACGGGCTTTTCTACATGGTTGCGCAGACGCTCGGCGCGATTCTCGCCGTGGCCGTGGCGCGCGGGCTCGGTCACCGCGTCCCCCCCATCGAGGCGACCGGCGCCGTCTTTTGGTTTGAACTGCTGGGGACCTTTGTGCTCGCCTTTGTCGTCGCGCAGGTGGTGGTGAAAAACGTCGCCGAAGCGGGGAGCGCGCTCTCGATCGGTGGCGCCCTGGCACTCGGGGTGCTCATCGCGGGTGGCGCTAGCGGCGGCGTCCTCAACCCCGCCTTTGCCGTCGCCCTCACCGCCGCCCAGGTGATCGAGCGCGCGTTTGCCGCCTACCTCATCGCGCCGCTTCTTGCCGGCGTGCTCGGGGGAGCGTTGGCGGCCTTTTTGGGCCAGGGCGACGCGCCCGAAGCCCCCGACGAGGGCGACGAGGGCGAGAGCGACGCGGGGCGCAACGTCGTCGTGACGGGGCGGGGCGTCAGCGCGCCCCGCTAA
- a CDS encoding alpha-hydroxy-acid oxidizing protein: MPDHDLRALESYQLLPRLLHAVENPDTSVQLLGRTLTAPILPLFEAPIPTTPDTLALLSADAVLAQPDGPVGTSFIPLLKPEKMGHLMPKVRALAARGVPGFVLDIGALAETPPYGPLEWHPRTREDLAELRAAAGVPVWLYGVSSVADAETASEAGLEGIVVHTGAGLFLGAPATAEVFPEIFDAVAGTIAVYAGGAVRSGIDVFRYLALGAEAVVVDCDRALHNLRAELAYAMRLTGCATLADISYEAIFAPLFSEL; the protein is encoded by the coding sequence GTGCCGGACCACGACCTTCGAGCGCTCGAGAGCTACCAACTGCTCCCCAGACTGCTGCACGCCGTCGAGAACCCCGACACCAGCGTGCAGCTCCTCGGGCGAACCTTGACCGCGCCCATCCTGCCGCTTTTCGAGGCGCCCATCCCCACGACGCCAGACACGCTCGCGCTGCTCAGCGCCGACGCGGTCTTGGCGCAGCCCGATGGGCCGGTGGGGACCTCCTTCATACCGCTTTTAAAACCCGAAAAGATGGGGCACCTCATGCCCAAGGTGCGCGCGCTCGCCGCGCGCGGGGTGCCGGGTTTCGTGCTCGACATCGGCGCGCTCGCCGAGACGCCGCCCTACGGCCCGCTCGAGTGGCACCCGCGCACCCGCGAGGACCTAGCCGAGCTGCGCGCCGCCGCCGGGGTGCCGGTGTGGCTCTACGGCGTGAGCAGCGTCGCGGACGCCGAGACGGCGAGCGAGGCGGGGCTCGAGGGGATCGTGGTGCATACCGGAGCGGGGCTCTTTCTGGGCGCTCCGGCGACGGCGGAGGTGTTTCCGGAGATCTTCGACGCGGTCGCCGGCACCATCGCGGTCTACGCGGGGGGGGCGGTGCGGAGCGGCATCGACGTCTTTCGCTACCTCGCTCTCGGCGCCGAGGCGGTGGTGGTCGACTGCGACCGCGCGCTCCACAACCTGCGCGCCGAGCTCGCCTACGCGATGCGACTAACCGGCTGCGCAACCCTGGCCGATATCTCCTACGAGGCGATCTTCGCGCCGCTCTTTAGCGAGCTCTAA
- a CDS encoding ABC transporter ATP-binding protein, whose amino-acid sequence MATVEVSGLGKTFGTHRALEDLSFAVHAGEVFGLLGPNGAGKTTTLRILATLLKPSRGEARVAGFDVRRQAERVRAAIGVVNGGMGLYDRLTGREVLTYFGRLYGLSRAEVGARIDELDALLNLKGILERRTGDFSTGMKQKLIIARAVLHDPPVIFFDEATSGLDILARRSVLDFVKSYPKGARAVVYSTHVMSEVEELCDRVAILYEGRLIAQGTPQALTEAAGARGLEGAFFTLVERSAGFRAAPQGVRA is encoded by the coding sequence GTGGCTACAGTCGAGGTCAGCGGTCTTGGCAAAACCTTCGGCACCCATCGGGCGCTCGAGGACCTCTCGTTCGCGGTTCACGCGGGCGAGGTCTTCGGTCTGTTGGGCCCCAACGGCGCCGGCAAGACGACGACGCTGCGCATCCTGGCGACGCTCCTCAAACCGAGCCGCGGCGAGGCGCGCGTCGCGGGTTTCGACGTCCGGCGTCAGGCCGAACGGGTGCGCGCCGCCATCGGCGTCGTCAACGGGGGGATGGGGCTCTACGACCGCCTGACGGGGCGGGAGGTGCTGACCTACTTCGGGCGGCTCTACGGCCTGAGCCGCGCCGAAGTGGGCGCGCGCATCGACGAGCTCGACGCGCTCTTAAACCTCAAGGGGATCCTCGAGCGGCGCACCGGCGACTTCTCGACCGGGATGAAGCAGAAGCTCATCATCGCGCGGGCGGTGCTGCACGACCCGCCGGTGATCTTTTTCGACGAAGCGACCTCGGGCCTCGACATCCTGGCGCGGCGCAGCGTGCTCGACTTCGTCAAGAGCTACCCCAAGGGCGCGCGGGCGGTCGTCTACTCGACGCACGTGATGAGCGAGGTCGAGGAGCTCTGCGACCGCGTGGCGATCCTCTACGAGGGGCGCCTCATCGCCCAGGGGACACCCCAAGCGCTCACCGAAGCGGCGGGGGCGCGTGGGCTCGAGGGCGCTTTTTTCACCCTCGTCGAGCGTTCGGCTGGGTTTAGGGCCGCCCCACAGGGGGTGCGCGCGTGA
- a CDS encoding ABC transporter ATP-binding protein: MGFVMDGLEAEAYDRSYSDAQLLRRILRYFRPFGLLMLVVALAIVLTAALDAALPILIARGIDQLAQEGRVAPGELWRRTGWLLLALLAAGILSWTLNYLRQRLTARVVGDVVFNLRKDAFDAVMARDMSFYDEFSTGRIVSRVTNDTQDFATVVTLSLNLISQLLQVGIIVGVLFAINARLALIALAIAPAIVAAALGFRHVARVTTRSARRVLAEVNANIQESLTGISVAKTFRQEGAIYGDFGRVNAQAYRLNLRQGLVFSAIFPLLGTIAGVGTALVVYFGGLSVLAGEITPGAWFLFAESVALFWFPLTSVASFWSQFQLGLSASERVFALIDAEPRVVQRAHEPVARLAGHIAFRGVDFRYTARERVLWGFDLTIGAGETVALVGHTGAGKSSLGKLVARFYEFQGGELLIDGRDIRTLDLRSYRRHLGIVQQTPFLFSGTVRDNIRYGAQEASDEAVLAAARSIGGGDWLDALPQGLDTDVGEAGRGISMGQRQLVALARTLLQDPSILILDEATASVDPLTEAQIQEGLEVVLKGRTALVIAHRLSTVRQADRIVVLRQGEVIESGTHAALLERNGHYAELYNTYFRHQSPYYDPQDPAS; the protein is encoded by the coding sequence GTGGGCTTCGTGATGGACGGGCTCGAGGCCGAGGCCTACGACCGCTCCTACTCGGACGCGCAGCTGCTGCGCCGCATCCTCCGCTACTTCCGCCCTTTTGGACTCCTCATGCTCGTTGTCGCGCTGGCGATCGTGCTCACCGCCGCGCTCGACGCGGCGCTCCCTATTCTCATCGCGCGCGGCATCGATCAGCTCGCGCAAGAGGGTCGCGTCGCCCCGGGGGAGCTGTGGCGCCGCACGGGGTGGTTGCTGCTAGCCCTCCTCGCGGCGGGGATCTTGTCGTGGACGCTCAACTACCTCCGGCAGCGCCTTACAGCGCGGGTCGTCGGCGACGTCGTCTTCAACCTCCGCAAAGACGCTTTTGACGCCGTGATGGCGCGCGACATGTCCTTTTACGACGAGTTTTCCACCGGCAGGATCGTGTCGCGCGTAACCAACGACACGCAGGACTTCGCCACCGTCGTGACGCTGAGCTTAAACCTCATCAGCCAGCTTTTGCAGGTCGGCATCATCGTCGGGGTGCTGTTTGCCATCAACGCGCGCCTCGCGCTTATCGCGCTCGCCATCGCGCCCGCCATCGTCGCCGCGGCGCTCGGTTTTCGCCACGTCGCGCGCGTCACCACGCGGAGCGCGCGGCGCGTGCTCGCCGAGGTCAACGCCAACATCCAGGAATCTTTGACGGGGATCTCGGTCGCCAAGACCTTTCGCCAGGAGGGGGCCATCTACGGCGACTTCGGGCGTGTGAACGCGCAGGCGTACCGGCTCAACCTCCGCCAGGGGCTCGTGTTTAGCGCTATCTTTCCCCTGCTGGGCACCATCGCGGGGGTCGGGACGGCGCTCGTGGTCTATTTCGGCGGGCTCAGCGTGCTCGCCGGTGAGATCACCCCCGGCGCCTGGTTTTTGTTCGCCGAGAGCGTCGCGCTCTTCTGGTTTCCTCTCACTAGCGTCGCCTCGTTTTGGAGCCAGTTTCAGCTGGGGCTCTCGGCGAGCGAGCGCGTCTTCGCGCTTATCGACGCCGAGCCGCGCGTGGTGCAGCGCGCGCACGAGCCCGTGGCGCGGCTCGCGGGGCACATCGCGTTTCGCGGGGTGGACTTTCGCTACACCGCGCGGGAGCGGGTCCTGTGGGGTTTTGACCTCACCATTGGCGCGGGGGAGACGGTCGCGCTCGTCGGGCACACCGGCGCGGGCAAGTCGAGCCTCGGCAAGTTGGTAGCGCGCTTTTACGAGTTTCAGGGGGGCGAGCTGCTCATCGACGGGCGCGACATCCGCACGCTCGACCTCCGCAGCTATCGGCGGCACCTGGGCATCGTGCAGCAGACCCCCTTTCTCTTTAGCGGGACGGTGCGCGACAACATCCGCTACGGCGCCCAGGAGGCTTCAGACGAGGCGGTTCTGGCCGCCGCGCGCAGCATCGGCGGCGGCGACTGGTTGGACGCGCTGCCGCAGGGCCTGGATACCGACGTCGGCGAGGCGGGGCGGGGGATCTCGATGGGGCAGCGGCAGCTCGTGGCGCTCGCCCGGACGCTGCTGCAAGACCCGAGCATCCTGATCCTCGACGAGGCGACCGCGAGCGTCGACCCCCTGACCGAAGCGCAGATCCAAGAGGGGCTCGAGGTCGTCTTAAAGGGCCGCACCGCTCTGGTTATCGCCCACCGGCTCTCGACGGTTCGGCAAGCCGACCGCATCGTCGTGCTACGCCAGGGCGAGGTGATCGAGTCGGGTACGCACGCGGCGCTTTTAGAGCGCAACGGGCACTACGCCGAGCTGTACAACACCTACTTCCGGCACCAGTCGCCCTACTACGACCCTCAGGACCCTGCCTCCTGA
- a CDS encoding FAD-dependent oxidoreductase — MPPHRTLRGVRRGRARPTSLVGGLLAAFVCFALAPLCAAAPTPLPSAVDVLVVGSEPEGIIAAVAAAEEGARTLLVTEAARVGGLFVTGEMNSLDLRTSPTLLQRGLFERWWHRVGRASAFDVREAEAAFEAMLADAGVEVVRGAPSPRVLSEDGRVTGVQVGAWTVHAHQVVDATPEGDLAAAAGAPYTLGFASLGLEARMADTLVFRMTGVDWRRLQQSVRERGPAYAEADAYAAWGHFGGFPAAYEAQEEGVRLRGLNLGRQADGSVLVNALLVYGVDPFDPASRAAGRARAEREAPRIVAYLRALPGLEGATYGGVAETLYVRETRHFRARCTLSVDDVLDNVVTERDVAAGSYPLDVQSLTPADNGFVYGVPEVYGAQLCVALPEGVDDLWIAGKTAGYDPLAASSARVVPFGMALGEAIGVAAAQAARGGVRAHAYADDEALIQSVRTRLRERGAYLPEVRARAPSGPAEHPHFGAYRTLRRRGLALGGYDNDPQLDAAMPARGFLYLLANVGARFWGDAGLGEALVAAFPELPEHLTPEVAGGLVEAAGCALGRCEGWAEVLSGLEPSGVLTRGEAYALAAHLAEWGTRD, encoded by the coding sequence ATGCCACCTCACCGGACGCTCCGGGGCGTGCGACGCGGGCGCGCGCGCCCCACTTCGCTCGTCGGCGGGCTGCTCGCCGCTTTCGTCTGCTTCGCCCTCGCGCCCCTCTGCGCCGCTGCCCCCACGCCCCTACCCTCCGCGGTCGACGTCCTGGTCGTCGGCAGCGAGCCCGAGGGGATCATCGCGGCCGTCGCCGCCGCCGAGGAGGGCGCGCGGACGCTCCTGGTGACCGAAGCCGCGCGCGTCGGCGGCCTTTTCGTCACCGGCGAGATGAACTCGCTCGACCTGCGCACCTCGCCGACGCTTTTGCAACGCGGGCTTTTCGAGAGGTGGTGGCACCGGGTGGGGCGCGCCTCGGCGTTCGACGTGCGGGAGGCCGAAGCCGCGTTTGAGGCGATGCTCGCCGACGCCGGCGTCGAGGTCGTGCGAGGCGCGCCGAGCCCGCGCGTGCTGAGCGAGGACGGGCGCGTGACGGGCGTTCAGGTGGGCGCCTGGACGGTTCACGCGCACCAGGTCGTCGACGCCACCCCCGAAGGCGACCTCGCCGCCGCCGCGGGCGCCCCCTACACGCTGGGCTTCGCCTCGCTCGGCCTAGAGGCGCGCATGGCCGACACGCTCGTTTTCCGCATGACGGGCGTCGACTGGCGGAGGCTGCAGCAAAGCGTGCGGGAGCGCGGCCCCGCCTACGCCGAAGCCGACGCTTACGCCGCCTGGGGGCACTTCGGCGGCTTCCCGGCGGCCTACGAAGCGCAGGAGGAAGGGGTGCGGCTGCGCGGCCTCAACCTGGGGCGGCAGGCGGACGGATCGGTGCTGGTCAACGCGCTGCTCGTTTACGGCGTCGACCCCTTCGACCCAGCGAGCCGCGCCGCGGGGCGGGCGCGGGCCGAGCGGGAGGCGCCGCGCATCGTCGCCTACTTGCGCGCGCTGCCGGGGCTCGAGGGGGCGACCTACGGCGGCGTCGCCGAGACGCTCTACGTGCGCGAGACGCGGCACTTCCGCGCGCGCTGCACCCTTTCGGTCGACGACGTGCTCGACAACGTCGTCACCGAGCGCGACGTCGCGGCCGGGAGCTACCCGCTCGACGTGCAGAGCTTGACCCCAGCGGACAACGGTTTCGTCTACGGGGTGCCCGAGGTCTACGGCGCGCAGCTCTGCGTGGCGCTCCCCGAAGGGGTGGATGACCTCTGGATCGCCGGTAAAACCGCCGGTTACGACCCGCTGGCGGCCTCCTCGGCGCGGGTGGTGCCCTTCGGGATGGCGCTCGGCGAGGCGATCGGGGTCGCGGCGGCGCAGGCCGCGCGGGGCGGCGTGCGCGCGCACGCCTACGCCGACGACGAGGCGCTCATCCAGAGCGTGCGCACGCGCCTGCGGGAGCGGGGTGCGTACCTCCCCGAGGTGCGCGCGCGCGCCCCGAGCGGCCCCGCCGAGCACCCGCACTTCGGCGCCTATCGGACCCTGCGCCGCCGCGGTCTGGCCTTGGGCGGCTACGACAACGACCCCCAGCTCGACGCGGCGATGCCCGCGCGCGGCTTTCTCTACCTGCTCGCGAACGTCGGCGCGCGCTTCTGGGGGGACGCGGGGCTCGGCGAGGCGCTCGTGGCGGCGTTTCCGGAGCTGCCCGAACACCTGACGCCCGAGGTCGCCGGGGGCTTGGTCGAAGCGGCGGGTTGCGCGCTGGGGCGCTGCGAGGGGTGGGCGGAGGTCTTAAGCGGCCTCGAGCCGAGCGGCGTACTGACTCGAGGCGAGGCGTACGCGCTCGCCGCGCACCTGGCTGAGTGGGGGACGCGCGATTAG
- a CDS encoding putative bifunctional diguanylate cyclase/phosphodiesterase, with translation MYRAKELGCTTLHYSDALYKEVSARQRTESELQSALGSDALRLVYQPVLSLESGETVFVEALLRWQHPTRGLLAPEAFLEVAEETGLIVPLGLWALRTACAELAAADVAFGVSVNLSRRQLLRPELLEETERVLRDTGLSPKRLRFEVTESAVVSHHTAAEQLRTLRALGVQLMLDDFGTGYSSLSALHHLPWQALKIDRAFVQGITCDPRSLEIVRTMLALARSLGLEVVAEGVETAAQAQSLRALGCRYAQGYLFAKPRPLAELTLAQQVV, from the coding sequence ATGTACCGCGCCAAAGAGCTCGGCTGCACCACCTTGCACTATAGCGACGCGCTCTACAAAGAGGTGAGCGCGCGCCAGCGCACCGAAAGCGAGCTGCAGAGCGCGCTCGGCAGCGACGCTCTGCGCCTCGTCTACCAACCCGTGCTGTCGCTCGAGAGCGGCGAGACGGTGTTCGTCGAGGCGCTCTTGCGTTGGCAGCACCCCACGCGCGGCCTCCTCGCACCCGAAGCGTTTCTGGAGGTCGCCGAGGAGACCGGTCTGATCGTCCCGCTCGGGCTCTGGGCGCTGCGCACGGCGTGCGCGGAGCTCGCCGCCGCGGATGTCGCGTTCGGCGTCTCCGTCAACCTCTCGCGCCGCCAGCTGCTGCGACCCGAGCTTTTGGAGGAGACCGAACGGGTGCTGCGCGACACGGGCCTCTCACCCAAGCGCCTGCGGTTCGAGGTCACCGAGAGCGCGGTCGTGAGCCACCACACCGCCGCCGAGCAGCTCCGCACGCTGCGAGCGCTCGGGGTACAGCTGATGCTCGACGACTTCGGTACGGGTTACTCGTCGCTGAGCGCGCTCCACCACCTCCCTTGGCAAGCGCTCAAGATCGACCGCGCGTTTGTCCAGGGGATCACCTGCGACCCCCGAAGCCTCGAGATCGTGCGGACGATGCTCGCGCTCGCCCGCAGTCTGGGGCTCGAGGTCGTCGCCGAGGGGGTCGAGACGGCCGCGCAGGCGCAGAGCCTGCGGGCGCTCGGCTGCCGCTACGCGCAGGGCTACCTCTTCGCCAAACCACGCCCCCTCGCGGAGCTGACGCTCGCGCAGCAGGTCGTGTGA
- a CDS encoding ABC transporter permease gives MRLGPTWLVAHKEILSTLRDRRAILSNLLIPFFLLPALMLGLPLLLGGLFERETAEVAEVGVEGLERLPEPFVRALEARDLTPVATDDVAAAVREGRFNAGLRVPAAFDVALTRGDAQLELVRKSGLQSDLLSGRLEGAVVDVRDELVEVRLRAAGLDPAVLEPVALRTVDASTPAERAGAFSWLVPFFIMLWTLMGGQMTAIDATAGEKERGTLEVLLVSPIRRVEVVVGKFVATLLFGLSAAVMAVLGLLFSSFVLGLLFMGRLGSEGRELATAMGGSLTLEGASVGALLVSSLLLAALVAALLMAVTLFARSYKEAQAYVGPLSLVLILPVVVLQFADFFELGTAFYAVPALGTLLLMDELVTGGASASALALAWGSSLLTTALLLGFALLNFRRERVLFRT, from the coding sequence GTGAGGCTAGGCCCCACCTGGCTCGTCGCCCACAAGGAGATCCTCTCGACCCTGCGCGACCGGCGGGCGATCCTCTCAAACCTGCTCATCCCCTTTTTTCTGCTGCCAGCCCTTATGCTCGGGCTGCCGCTCCTTTTGGGCGGGCTTTTCGAGCGGGAAACGGCCGAGGTCGCCGAGGTGGGCGTAGAGGGCCTCGAGCGGCTGCCCGAACCTTTCGTGCGGGCTCTCGAAGCGCGCGACCTTACCCCCGTTGCGACCGATGACGTCGCCGCAGCGGTGCGAGAGGGTCGGTTTAACGCTGGCTTGCGCGTTCCCGCGGCGTTTGACGTGGCCCTGACGCGAGGCGACGCGCAGCTCGAGCTCGTCCGCAAGTCGGGGCTGCAGAGCGACCTGCTGAGTGGCCGCTTGGAGGGGGCCGTGGTCGACGTGCGCGACGAGCTCGTCGAAGTGCGGCTCCGCGCGGCGGGGCTCGACCCCGCGGTGTTAGAACCCGTGGCGCTACGCACCGTAGACGCCTCGACCCCCGCCGAGCGAGCGGGCGCCTTTAGCTGGCTCGTCCCCTTTTTCATCATGCTCTGGACCCTTATGGGGGGACAGATGACGGCGATCGACGCGACCGCCGGGGAGAAAGAGCGCGGCACCCTCGAGGTCCTTCTCGTCTCCCCCATCCGGCGCGTAGAGGTGGTGGTCGGTAAGTTTGTCGCGACGCTGCTCTTCGGCCTCTCGGCGGCGGTGATGGCCGTGTTGGGGCTTCTATTTAGCAGCTTTGTGCTGGGCCTGCTCTTTATGGGGCGCCTAGGCAGCGAGGGGCGGGAGCTGGCGACCGCGATGGGGGGCTCGTTGACGCTAGAGGGCGCTTCGGTGGGGGCGCTGCTCGTCAGCAGCTTGCTCTTAGCCGCGCTCGTGGCGGCGCTCCTCATGGCCGTCACCCTCTTCGCCCGCTCGTACAAGGAGGCGCAGGCCTACGTCGGGCCGCTCTCACTCGTTCTCATCCTGCCGGTCGTGGTGCTGCAGTTCGCCGACTTTTTCGAGCTAGGCACCGCCTTCTACGCGGTGCCCGCGCTCGGCACGCTGCTCTTAATGGACGAGCTGGTCACGGGGGGCGCCAGCGCGAGCGCGCTCGCGCTGGCCTGGGGCTCGAGCTTGCTGACGACCGCCCTGCTCTTGGGTTTTGCGCTCCTCAACTTCCGCCGCGAAAGGGTGTTGTTTCGCACCTAG
- a CDS encoding ADP-ribosylglycohydrolase family protein produces the protein MENSRWNAAATVVVVGAKDGVITNRPEDKQRFPTLSEAARVFPDLTPDVGGYRFTAARYDDDTDEMVFWTRALAEAQEAGS, from the coding sequence ATGGAGAACTCCCGCTGGAACGCCGCCGCCACCGTCGTCGTGGTCGGCGCCAAAGACGGCGTCATCACCAACCGCCCCGAGGACAAGCAGCGCTTCCCTACGCTCAGCGAGGCGGCCCGCGTCTTCCCCGACCTCACCCCCGACGTCGGCGGCTACCGCTTTACCGCCGCCCGCTACGACGATGACACCGACGAGATGGTCTTCTGGACGCGGGCGCTGGCGGAAGCTCAGGAGGCAGGGTCCTGA